One genomic window of Thalassolituus hydrocarboniclasticus includes the following:
- a CDS encoding DMT family transporter, with the protein MTAPAMTDALRRGALFLLLGEALLALMGALVKDLSDVLSTEQIVFFRNIAGLIVLAPLLLRTGLTELKTRVWHWHLLRGLVGVSAMYCYFWALAHLPLTEAFLVKLSAPLFMPLLALWWLKEPAGRHSWLALLIGFAGVSVILQPGAEHPAMLSNGDSYNTALLIGLLGAFLAALAKVTIRRMSATESSQRIVFYFGLTATLVSAPGALLNWQPVPDSTWLWLLALGVVATSGQLALTRAYRIAPTGKVGVYVYSAVIYGALMGWWFWGEIPPWTTWAGAILIVLAGLLNLYAPKTGNKS; encoded by the coding sequence ATGACAGCCCCTGCAATGACCGACGCCCTGCGCCGCGGTGCCTTATTTCTGCTGCTGGGTGAAGCCCTGCTGGCATTAATGGGCGCGCTGGTCAAAGACCTGTCGGACGTGCTGTCGACCGAGCAGATTGTGTTCTTCCGTAATATCGCCGGTCTGATCGTACTCGCCCCTTTATTGCTGCGTACTGGCTTAACTGAGCTGAAAACCCGGGTCTGGCACTGGCATTTGCTGCGCGGTCTGGTTGGTGTCAGCGCCATGTACTGTTACTTCTGGGCGCTGGCTCATCTGCCGCTCACCGAAGCCTTTCTGGTGAAGCTTTCGGCGCCGCTGTTTATGCCATTACTGGCACTCTGGTGGCTGAAAGAACCCGCCGGGCGCCACAGTTGGCTGGCGCTGCTGATCGGCTTTGCCGGGGTCAGTGTCATCCTGCAGCCCGGCGCTGAACACCCGGCCATGCTGAGTAATGGCGACAGCTACAACACAGCGCTGCTGATCGGTCTGCTCGGTGCTTTTCTGGCCGCACTGGCCAAGGTGACCATCCGCCGCATGTCGGCTACCGAATCCAGCCAGCGTATTGTGTTTTATTTTGGCCTGACCGCCACACTGGTTTCAGCCCCCGGCGCCCTGCTCAACTGGCAGCCGGTTCCTGACAGTACCTGGCTGTGGCTGCTGGCGCTTGGCGTGGTCGCTACCAGCGGCCAGCTGGCGCTGACCCGCGCCTACCGCATCGCGCCTACCGGCAAGGTCGGTGTTTATGTTTACAGTGCGGTTATTTATGGCGCCCTGATGGGCTGGTGGTTCTGGGGAGAGATTCCGCCGTGGACGACCTGGGCCGGGGCCATTCTGATCGTACTGGCAGGCTTACTGAACCTGTATGCGCCCAAAACCGGCAACAAAAGCTGA
- a CDS encoding LysR family transcriptional regulator: protein MSRIDSLQTFVSVVRSRNFTSAADSLGVTPSAVSKQISGLEERLGVRLLNRTTRSVSPTEAGQMFYQHCENILESITEAEKLVTDFDVTPRGRLRITAMSNFGRRELARMFTDFAQKYPDISFDLHISDRPLDIVKEGYDFALRLGSLEDSRLIAKPVAEQSIVICASKEYLERWGTPVKLEDLNNHRILIVANAEYARINWLRQFEKDHGFSLSSVERKLAVNDIDLVYEACLAGMGITALPTYIAERHLESGELVRLFPEVDIPVRSIKVVFPQNRYLANKSRAFLDFITAYFDDPSQNN, encoded by the coding sequence ATGTCCCGTATCGACTCATTGCAAACCTTTGTCTCCGTTGTGCGCTCGCGTAACTTTACTTCAGCAGCCGATTCACTGGGAGTGACGCCATCTGCCGTCAGTAAGCAGATCAGCGGTCTGGAAGAACGCCTTGGCGTACGTCTGCTGAACCGTACCACCCGCTCCGTCAGCCCAACCGAAGCCGGACAAATGTTCTACCAGCACTGCGAGAATATTCTTGAGTCGATCACGGAAGCCGAAAAGCTGGTCACCGACTTTGACGTCACGCCACGCGGCCGTTTGCGCATCACTGCGATGTCGAACTTCGGCCGCCGTGAGCTGGCGCGTATGTTTACCGATTTTGCCCAGAAGTACCCGGACATCAGCTTCGACCTGCATATTTCTGACCGCCCGCTGGATATTGTGAAAGAAGGCTACGACTTCGCCCTGCGCCTGGGCTCGCTGGAAGACTCGCGCCTGATTGCCAAACCGGTGGCCGAGCAAAGCATTGTTATCTGTGCGTCAAAAGAATATCTGGAACGCTGGGGCACCCCGGTAAAACTGGAAGACCTCAATAACCATCGCATTCTGATTGTCGCCAACGCCGAATACGCCCGTATCAACTGGCTGCGTCAGTTTGAAAAAGACCATGGTTTCAGCCTGTCGAGCGTCGAACGCAAACTGGCTGTGAATGATATCGACCTGGTATATGAAGCCTGTCTGGCCGGTATGGGGATCACTGCCCTGCCAACCTATATTGCCGAGCGGCATCTGGAAAGTGGTGAACTGGTGAGATTATTTCCGGAAGTGGATATTCCGGTGCGCAGTATCAAAGTGGTGTTCCCGCAGAACCGTTATCTGGCGAACAAAAGCCGTGCATTCCTCGACTTTATTACCGCCTACTTTGACGATCCAAGCCAGAACAACTGA